Proteins co-encoded in one Salvia splendens isolate huo1 chromosome 4, SspV2, whole genome shotgun sequence genomic window:
- the LOC121798374 gene encoding U1 small nuclear ribonucleoprotein C-like, producing MPRYYCDYCDTYLTHDSPSVRKQHNSGYKHKANVRSYYQQYEAQLNQSLIDQKVKEHLGAFRPPVAPYPRPGLPVLPTPLPGQFPFRPPVLPRPMPLPPGYAPMSPHMLPPPGAPVPDQMNELQRPVTAPPPPPMVPGSGGIPTSGVPPMFPPPPYQGNMPSLPMSGGSDGSAPSALASAG from the exons ATGCCGAG ATACTACTGCGATTACTGCGACACTTATCTCACGCACGATTCC CCTTCTGTTAGGAAACAACATAATTCAGGATACAAGCACAAG GCAAATGTACGAAGTTATTATCAACAGTACGAAGCACAACTAAATCAAAGTTTGATAGACCAAAAAGTGAAGGAGCATCTTGGGGCATTCAGGCCTCCCGTTGCTCCTTACCCAAGGCCCGGTCTTCCAGTTCTGCCTACGCCACTTCCAGGACAGTTCCCTTTTAGACCTCCAGTGTTGCCAAGACCGATGCCTTTACCTCCTG GATACGCACCAATGTCACCACACATGCTGCCTCCACCTGGTGCGCCTGTTCCAGATCAAATGAACGAACTCCAAAGACCCGTGAcagctcctcctcctcctccaatGGTTCCTGGAAGTGGTGGAATCCCCACAAGCGGTGTCCCACCAATGTTTCCTCCTCCACCATATCAAGGTAACATGCCGTCGTTACCTATGAGTGGAGGCAGTGATGGTTCCGCACCTAGCGCTCTGGCTTCTGCAGGCTGA